tgcatgcatTTTATGTGATTGACAATGCGAAAAAAGCGTTGGAATCTAAATGTCCGGGCATCGTGTCTTGTGCTGATATCTTGGCCCTGGCTGCCAGAGACGCGGTTGCTATGGTTAGTAACATAGcattaacataacataacatacattGCTTATTATTTCTTACTGAGTTATATAGCAACTGAGCTGCCCACATGTTCCCCCACTAAAGCCACGTAACCAACTGCTTTGTTTTCACTTGTTTGGtgtcatttatatatatatatatatatatatatattaattagtctGGCGGTCCCAGTTGGGACGTGCCCAAAGGAAGGAAGGATGGAAGAATATCCTTGGCAAGCGAGACCAGGCAGTTACCAGCTCCCATTTTTAATATATCACAGCTAAAACAGAACTTTGCTCAGAGAGGTCTCTCCATTAAAGATCTAGTTGCTCTCTCAGGTATATGTATCCCCATGGCTTAATAAGCAGAGAAAATATTGCTTcaattttcatcattcaaattcatttttttgtgGTGAATTACCATGTGTAACAAGTAAAAAACATTGTGAATCCAGGTGGACACACTCTGGGGTTTTCCCACTGCTCTTCCTTCCAGAACAGGATCCACAATTTCAACGCCACCCTCGACGTGGATCCGACCATGAATCCATCCTTTGCCTCCAAGTTAAGGAGCGTGTGTCCGGCACACAACAAGGTGAAAAACGCAGGTTCCCCCCTGGATTCATCCAACTTAATATTTGACAACGCATACTACA
This sequence is a window from Gossypium raimondii isolate GPD5lz chromosome 5, ASM2569854v1, whole genome shotgun sequence. Protein-coding genes within it:
- the LOC105769210 gene encoding peroxidase 64 yields the protein MEAIVALAFAFLVFPFSSPAQALSSNYYDHTCPQLESIVRSAVQNAMSNDKTVPAALLRMHFHDCFIRGCDASVLLNSKGKSKAEKDGPPNISLHAFYVIDNAKKALESKCPGIVSCADILALAARDAVAMSGGPSWDVPKGRKDGRISLASETRQLPAPIFNISQLKQNFAQRGLSIKDLVALSGGHTLGFSHCSSFQNRIHNFNATLDVDPTMNPSFASKLRSVCPAHNKVKNAGSPLDSSNLIFDNAYYKLLLQGNSIFSSDQALLTTPKTKALVSKFASSQKAFEKAFVESMIKMSSLTGGQEIRLDCRVVR